A single region of the Anas platyrhynchos isolate ZD024472 breed Pekin duck chromosome 6, IASCAAS_PekinDuck_T2T, whole genome shotgun sequence genome encodes:
- the LOC101796130 gene encoding glutathione S-transferase omega-1 isoform X1: protein MAGEHSRSLGKGSTAPGAVPEGLIRLYSMRFCPFAQRTRLVLRAKGISYEVININLKNKPDWLFEKNPFGIVPILETCKGQLIYESPITCDYLDEAFPGKKLMPSDPYERAFQKMVLEHFSKITPLFFKYAMALKDGQDTTAQKAEITEKLSKLEEILAKRNTTFYGGNSVSMIDYMIWPWFERLEAFELTDSLSHAPKLQRWMEAMKQDPAVQATMTDTQTFKNFLQLYLKNSPEACDYGL from the exons ATGGCGGGCGAGCATTCGCGGAGCCTGGGCAAGG GCAGCACGGCCCCCGGAGCGGTGCCCGAGGGGCTGATCCGGCTGTACAGCATGCGCTTCTGCCCCTTCGCCCAGCGGACTCGCCTCGTCCTCCGAGCCAAGGGCATCAG CTATGAAGTAATTAACATAAATCTAAAGAACAAACCTGACTGGTTATTTGAGAAGAACCCCTTTGGGATAGTTCCTATTCTGGAGACCTGCAAAGGCCAGCTTATCTATGAGTCCCCGATCACTTGCGACTATTTGGATGAAGCATTTCCAGGGAAGAAGCTGATGCCTTCAGACCCGTATGAGCGAGCCTTTCAGAAGATGGTCCTGGAACACTTCTCAAAG ATAACACCTCTATTTTTCAAGTATGCTATGGCTCTCAAAGATGGACAGGATACCACAGCTCAGAAAGCGGAGATTACTGAAAAGTTAAGCAAACTTGAAGAG ATTCTGGCCAAACGCAACACTACATTTTACGGTGGGAACTCAGTCTCCATGATTGACTACATGATCTGGCCCTGGTTTGAACGCCTAGAAGCATTTGAGCTGACGGA CTCCTTGAGCCATGCTCCAAAGCTCCAGCGCTGGATGGAGGCCATGAAGCAGGACCCTGCTGTCCAGGCTACGATGACTGACACGCAGACATTCAAAAACTTCCTCCAGCTCTATCTGAAGAACAGCCCGGAGGCGTGCGATTATGGGCTCTGA